In the genome of Halococcus sediminicola, one region contains:
- a CDS encoding alpha-ketoacid dehydrogenase subunit beta has protein sequence MSEIYPAPASERDTSDETEDIDLVTAVNHTLHQEMAQDDGVRIMGYDIGPIGGVYRATEDLLEEYGDERVIDTPLSENGIIGTAVGMAMAGERVVPEIQFMGFSYPAFGQIMYALVKIYDRTGGDVEVPLTVRMAYGGGVKALEYHQESTETYYLHTPGVRVVCPSTPYQAKGLLAASIRHDDPVMFMEPKKIYRGGEQSVPTDDYTLPLDEARLVRDGEDVTVLTWGAMVRHAVAASEAVDASVEVVDVRSLSPLDVDTILESVKKTGRCVVVHEARRSLGLGAELSALVNEYALDRLKAPVKRATGYDVHFPSHNIEDDYLPDEERAQHAIEAVMNYEF, from the coding sequence AGGAGATGGCACAGGACGATGGGGTCAGAATTATGGGCTACGATATCGGTCCTATCGGCGGCGTCTATCGTGCGACCGAAGATCTTCTCGAAGAGTACGGTGACGAGCGCGTCATCGACACGCCGCTGTCGGAAAACGGCATCATCGGGACCGCCGTAGGAATGGCGATGGCCGGCGAACGCGTCGTCCCCGAAATCCAGTTCATGGGCTTTTCCTACCCCGCGTTCGGCCAGATCATGTACGCGCTCGTGAAGATATACGACCGCACGGGCGGCGATGTCGAGGTTCCTCTCACGGTCAGAATGGCCTATGGCGGCGGGGTGAAGGCCCTCGAATATCACCAAGAATCGACCGAGACGTACTACCTCCACACGCCCGGCGTGCGGGTGGTCTGTCCAAGCACGCCCTATCAGGCGAAAGGGCTGCTCGCGGCGAGCATCCGCCACGACGACCCCGTGATGTTCATGGAGCCGAAGAAAATCTATCGCGGCGGCGAGCAATCGGTGCCAACCGACGATTACACCCTGCCGCTCGACGAGGCGCGGCTGGTCCGCGATGGCGAGGATGTGACGGTGCTGACATGGGGAGCGATGGTGCGTCATGCGGTCGCGGCGAGCGAAGCGGTGGATGCGAGCGTCGAGGTGGTAGACGTCCGCTCGCTGTCGCCGCTAGACGTCGACACGATACTGGAATCGGTGAAGAAAACCGGGCGATGCGTCGTGGTTCACGAGGCGCGCCGTAGCCTCGGGTTGGGTGCGGAGCTGTCAGCGCTGGTCAACGAGTACGCTCTCGATCGGTTGAAGGCACCCGTCAAGCGCGCGACGGGCTACGACGTGCACTTCCCGAGCCACAACATCGAGGACGACTATCTGCCCGACGAGGAACGCGCCCAACATGCTATCGAGGCGGTGATGAACTATGAATTCTGA